The Hymenobacter sp. GOD-10R genome includes a window with the following:
- a CDS encoding 5' nucleotidase, NT5C type, which produces MSKERIAIDMDEVIADAVHRFTEWYHRDFNVLLTPEHLHGKHLLQAVAPENQQHLRKYLHTVGFFQDLPVMPDSQDVLRRLAERYELFIATAAMGFPLSFSEKFDWLRQHFDFIPTSHVVFCGNKTIINADYLIDDNAYNFKDFRGEGILFTSHHNVNETRYRRVNSWLEVAELFGV; this is translated from the coding sequence ATGTCGAAAGAACGCATTGCAATTGACATGGACGAAGTCATTGCCGACGCCGTCCACCGCTTCACCGAATGGTACCACCGAGACTTTAACGTGCTGCTCACCCCCGAGCATCTGCACGGCAAACACCTGCTGCAAGCTGTAGCGCCTGAGAATCAGCAGCACTTGCGTAAGTACCTGCACACCGTGGGCTTCTTCCAGGATCTGCCCGTGATGCCTGACAGCCAGGACGTTCTGCGTCGCCTTGCCGAGCGCTATGAGCTGTTTATTGCCACGGCCGCCATGGGTTTCCCGCTCTCGTTCAGCGAGAAGTTTGATTGGCTTCGGCAGCACTTCGACTTCATCCCGACGAGTCACGTCGTATTCTGCGGCAACAAAACCATTATCAACGCCGACTACCTCATCGACGACAATGCTTACAACTTCAAAGATTTTCGGGGAGAAGGCATCTTGTTTACCTCTCACCACAACGTAAACGAGACACGCTACCGCCGCGTGAACAGCTGGCTTGAGGTGGCGGAGCTATTTGGGGTCTAA
- a CDS encoding NUDIX hydrolase, with product MKNTDWLTIAQRVQALAQAGLTYGQNVYDLERYQELRDLSVEILSKLSDEPVEKIAHLFASETGYQTPKVDVRAVLFRGTEEILMVQEKIDGDRWTLPGGWADVGYTPFETAVKEAEEETGLQTEAVRLLALFDKKKHAAHPPQPWYIYKCFVLCRATGGDLRTSTSETSGIRWVHESEIPNLALSLDRITPDQLATMFAFARQPDLPTLCD from the coding sequence ATGAAAAATACTGATTGGCTCACCATTGCGCAGCGTGTTCAAGCTCTAGCGCAAGCGGGCCTGACTTACGGTCAAAACGTTTACGACCTGGAACGCTACCAGGAGTTGCGCGACCTCAGCGTAGAAATCCTGAGTAAGCTATCCGATGAGCCCGTTGAGAAGATTGCGCACCTTTTCGCCAGCGAAACCGGCTACCAAACCCCGAAAGTCGACGTGCGTGCCGTGCTGTTTCGGGGTACCGAAGAAATTCTAATGGTGCAGGAAAAAATTGATGGTGACCGGTGGACGCTCCCGGGCGGGTGGGCCGATGTGGGCTACACGCCCTTTGAAACGGCAGTGAAAGAAGCGGAAGAAGAAACCGGGCTGCAAACGGAAGCCGTACGCCTGCTTGCTCTCTTCGATAAGAAAAAGCACGCCGCGCACCCGCCGCAGCCCTGGTACATCTACAAGTGTTTTGTGCTGTGCCGCGCCACTGGCGGCGACTTGCGAACCAGCACTTCCGAAACGAGCGGCATTCGGTGGGTGCACGAAAGCGAGATTCCAAACCTAGCCCTGTCGCTCGACCGCATCACGCCCGACCAGCTTGCCACCATGTTTGCCTTCGCCCGCCAGCCCGACTTGCCAACGCTGTGCGACTAA